ctggagccccaggcggggttcaaagtttaacatactacataggaaaaatgatttaaaattttcttctgaaGAACTactgcaccaaaaatgccaatatttactcAAAAGGTTGTATtaatagtgaagattctaaattgtaaaaatcgtgacccccggacaaaaagtggggccccaggaggggtttaacatatacaggaaaatgttttaaaaacttcttctcaagaactataaacagtttgggatattactatgcataaatgtacatccttaaataatgtagattctaatttgtaaaaatcgtgactccCGGACAAATAatggggcaccaagaggggttcaaaatttaaacattttaaagaatataaaggaaacgtttaaaaatgttcttctcaagaactacaatgttataGTTTGTGGAATTATTATGCATGCATCCCTGGCTTATGTAGATTcgtaattggtaaaatcgtgacccccggaacgatactggggccccaagagggggtcaaagtttattatagaaatataaaggtaacgttaaaaaaatcttctcctcgAGAACTACGTACAATACTACAATGATATTATTATCATGCATACAATCTtagataatgaaggttcgacagttttaaaatagagACCCCTGGATTTATACTGGGGAGCCAACATgggtttaaatttaaatgtagaagtatatatggaaaatgttttaaaatcttcttctcgagaactacaatgcttcaatttgtcagATGAATATGTAAGCATTCTCAAATAGTGTATATTCGAAATTATAAAGGCCGTGGCCCTCGATCTAATActgggccccaagaggtgttcaaagtttagcatagaaatatagagggaaatctttttctagggaactataatgcttcagcttgtcagattactatgcaagcatccttaaagaatgtagattccaaataaataAAGCTTTGGCACTGGACTAAAACTGAGGCcacaagaggggttcaaagtttaacataaaaagatatattggaaatgtttttaaaaagttttttcgcgagaactataatgctacagtttgtgagattactatgcaaggatccttaaattgtgtaaactctaatgtagtggtatcaagagttatctttcttgatgttgttctgtacagtctggaACCAAGAGTTCTCTTTCTTGATGGCGTTCTGTACAGTCtaagagttattcctcttgatgTTGAACTCTTCTACGTTCTGTTTTTCAGGCTGTGttcgtgcggtcccaccgcattgcttcacattttcattcctatgttactgttTATGTCGTTAAAGCCAACTATAAACCTCGGattaatactggggccccagaaaggggttcaatgtttgaaatagaaaaagcatatgctacgaaatagaatgtcacaaggaactgctgtttatgtgagcgatgtggcccatgggcctcttgttctttaTTATAAActatggcacacactacaaacaCAAAACATTGAGAAATGCTTACTAAcgatgaaaaaatgacaataacaaaccatgaaccatctcaaaaatccataaaacgaaatacaaattcaaagcagagcaacacagacctccaaatagatagaggtaggatcaggtgcctaggaggagtgagcatcctctgctgaccggtcacaaccgccgtgtgctctttgtcgtaatcggggaaaaaaTAATCGGAAAAGTCCGTAAACAATTagatgattaattatggtctaataaTTAGTATGAagaacgtcagtcagcatgcgacccagtggaagattgtatttgctgacaaggtcgttgtatggaccatagaacttacgaaaagatgacttcaagcgagactgttgatagtcctgttttataaactttttgcCTGTAGCTTGCTTCGTCTTAGAAACTGTAAATAcaaagagcatgcccttgcgtatcgaaccaactgagagacaaaacgccatatgcaggtgatgaaggtatattgctacataattAAGGAATGTTGACTATAGAGAAATTGAAGTCTttgcgtttatcataaagttttgttgttaggttacaaTCAATGTCCatgtccagtaaaatatccaaatatgaaacagatgatgCAGACTCTGTGATAAAAGCCAccatatatcaaaattttgatcattgatatgacctcatatgaattttatgccagcagatGAAGgttaatataattcattttataatataaGACACGatttcatatgaaaatttatttcatattcttatgtataaaatagtttactttagtattttgaatgatttaccaaaatttgaatattagaAGTTATGTTACAAACgagatacagaggaaagaagtcgttgtaatgtaaacaaagctcgagtcttatatttgtttacaaatactgtaaagtaaagaaattgccATTCCTTTATCAAAATAAGTTGTGAAAACAAGGTAAACTGATTCAGTGggttcataaataatttcataacaATAAACAGCATCATTAGAATGAACGttataccaatacaacaaatatgtaaacattaacaggacacgggctttgtttacaaaacaaagaactcTAACCTCTGTAACTCGCTCGTAACTCgatattttactttcaaattttgtcaaaagcattgaaaaaatctattttaacaattttagacataaaaattgaaaaaacaaatcttgaaaattttgagctcaaatcgtgtctaagtccctttaagtaTTATtaccattcatttttttttttaatttaatcaaaaataggtagggatttgaaaactgatagagggatattaataaaagaaattgttattGAAAACTTAATATATCTATTTAGTGCCACTGCCACGCTGTTTCCTCCTATAGACTGATTCCGAGTGTACTTCTGATTACTGTTTTATCATATCAAAAgagaacaaaataaaacatgaccaaaaacaaatatttacatgctttttattatttttatcatacctaaGGTCGTGCTAATTATCATATTAGtacttttattttgaatgtgacttattttttcattgttttgtatTGATATTTGGTTCTTGAAAGGTGTTCTCCTTTACGtttgtgaaaaataaacatgtacgaTATAACTAAATCAAAGTGCATCAATATTTTCGTGAAAGTACAAAATTTTTACAACATTATCTCTTAACGGTGTTGCATTTTAATCAAAAAGAAAACCTCCTGACTTACAAATCTTGGTGTTAGTAAATTGgcagtttcattttgtcaattTCTGTAGCCGCCAAAGGTCCGATACGGTTTTTAAATTCACATCGTCAACATtgtattataaatatcaaaattatgtaatatatgtacatgtacgtataagGAAGGaatgttttttcaaatcaaatgacGACAAATTTCtggatcttttttatttaatttatccCTGATTTATCTGCCTTTTCAGTCCAATAATCGATAGTATTACTTGGACGACCTAACCACGGGGGCACGCGGTTTTTACCTGAGACACTAGTACCAGGGGTGTGCGGTAGATGCATAGATCATGTTGCCTTTATATACAATATGCGATGACCTCTCGTTATATTTGGACCATAAATTTATTTCTCTTTTCCTCTGAAGATATGGAGCTAGAAATTGGGCGTCTTATCGCAACTGTAAATAAATGCTGATACCGGGTGGGTCTGCTCGAAATTCGTCTTATcagttcaaaatatatatacctgGAAACATGTGTTTATTTGTGTGCATGCGTCAGTGAAGgaagaattgataaaaatgtgACTCGTTgtcaaaacaaaaaagtttccTCACACAATGTCTGAAGAAGGAGCACCTCCTAATAAAGAGGTAGGCTATAGAAGCTCTCCAGGTTCATTATACACCACTTATTTAGTATTGCTACAAATTGTCATTTTGGCTTAACTGATTTGAGTTGACCTTCAATTTTCGTCGTTTTGTATGTAATTAGTTTATTTTATCTGCAAAAAGTAGATTCAAGAAGTTAATTAAATGCCttacttttctttttctcaTCTCTAAAATGTACTTCATGGCATAACGTTTACGGATATTCATCAAGAGTTTGAAAATATtcgcttaatttttttttcatttcgaaTCGAAGTCCTCATTATTTACATGAAGGTGTTATTAATTCTATAAAAAGTAAGAGTTATGAGTCTGGGTCATTATACCAGGTCGATATTTCAGTATTTATAACTCAGTACGAGTGTTTGTGGACATTTAGACAAGCCCAGTTTCAGTTATTCTTATTTGTAGTTATTTAAAGATGGCTTAATAATAGTAGTAAGAGCATCtaaaaacagaaataaagaCAGTTGGCTCATATTTTAAACGAGATCATCATAAATATACCCCAGGGGACTGCATCCACTGCACGAAAGTTCAATTGTATTGTACTTTTTCCTGCCATGAACGATTTGCGGAAGTTGAACGTCCCGTCTATTTTCAGAGCGTGGTGAAGAAGTCGGCCTACTCCCAGAAGAAGACAGTAGCCGAGGGGCTGCTAGACGTGGGGCTGTTGGTGGCCAACTCCTCCCAGCTGAAGGCCCTGCTGGACCGAGGCTCCTCCCACAGCTATTACTACGCCCTCTTGGTGTTGCTGATCCTGTCAATCATTGTCCAGGTAGTGGTGGGGTTCCTCCTCCTGTTCCTGGGGACCACGGAGGGAGATCTAGAGAAGGACCGCCGCTCCAACCTAATGAACAATGTGGTGGTGGCGCTCATATTTGGAATCGTGGTTCTAAATATAGTAATAGGGGTGTTCGGAGTGTCAGTGTGATTTCTCGGGGATATATACTTGTAGTGTTTAGTAATTGTGAAATACTGTATATTTTGCACCGATTGTCTTGCTTGCgcctttacatgtacattttgttaTTATAGATGAAACGAAATTAGGAATGCACTAAAAGGTATTATTTTGATCATTCCTCAAACAtatcaatcatttaatttctaaatacatgtatagacaaAGCACTGTATTGAAATTCTATGCTTTGTTCTAATTGTATGATTATGCATAATGGTAAATgattaaaatctaaatatttctatgacaatttttttttatcagattcaAGTTGCAGCTAGTGAACaatctaattttaaaataaaaaaaatcagtttattttttggtaaaaaattccTTCTACATCCTTgatattaattgaaataaattaaagcaCAATATATAAATAGCTTCACACAAGAGTTGATATGAACTAATGAACGTAATGTGCATCATAGTCTGGTATACTGCACCACCTCACACCAGAAGATCAAATGATCAGGGTCGGACTGCATCAGTCATTAGTCAATGTTTTGGCACTAATTATCACAAACGTTTCTATGACCCCATTATGGTCAGACTTGAGAGATCCTATGATGGTGGTTGTGTCTATTTGTATCGCCTATTCGACTGTAACCGACGATTCTCTGGTCCTCGTCCTCCACGTCACGTGACTGATGGCCTTGTGTGGCTGCCTCACCCCCACAGGGGTGCGGGGAGATATTGTCATAATCGTCCTTGTCTCTGAGAAAGACCAGATTAGCGGGGAAGTTTTCGAGGACGAAATACTTATGTGGCTCGTCGTCGCAATCGTCGAGTCGAGTGTTCGAACTGTACTCCCAAGGATGGCGGGGCGTGTTCGATTGGTTTTCTGGTTGTAGTATGAAGTACTGGTTGTCTATTGGTAAGTCGTGCTCGGGATGGCTCGGACCAGGATCTATTGTGTTGCCATAATGAAATCCTGGTCCCACAAACTGTGCTAGACTTGGTCCACTGATGTAAGATATGTCCTGGAAAAGTTAAGTACCATTTAATATTGGTACTTGTACTCATAATTTGATAGCATGTTTCAGCATAGAATACTTTTACctttcttcattattatttctCAAAGAAAGTACAGTGTAGTTTAAATTGCTAATATACAAGCCACTGTACATGACTCGGTGCTTTTAAGAGGATCAATGCATCAGGATCGATGTATATCATGTATGTTTTAATACTTTGCGTTTGTGCAGTTTTCAATGATAAAGGTCTCGTTACCTTATCTACAGTGACTCCTCTGTGATCGCGGGATTCTTTCCTACCGTTAACACACCTATAACATTAAGTATGCATGttagttttgaagaaaaaaatacaacaggATAAACGAATAAGATTAATCCCTGCTCATATAACCCAAACTTACCCTTTGACCTTGTGTCTACATTTATATAAGATCAATCCGGCAAGCACTaacaatagaaataaaattccaaaaacAGCCCCTAGCAGGAGTTGGTCAGCTTCAAGCAGAGGGAAACTCCCTAAAGGAGTGCTCTCTTCAGATCTGTCCTCAGTGGTATTTTTAACATCGTGGTGTGTGGTGGTTCCCCGAACATCAACACCAATGTCGTCTGCTCCTGCTCGTATCACTCCACTATTCGAGAAGTATAGATTGTTTTCATGCAGGAAGTCGTTTGGGGTAGAGCTCGGACTTGAACTTGCGGTGGAAGGATTCGTAGATGATGAGTGAGGTGGTTTAAAAGTTGTGCTCTTTCTTGACCAGGTGTTTGTCTTCTCCGGAATCGTTGAGGTCTCTGAGATTGGTTTTCCCTGTGTTGTTGTTTCCGGTGACGTAAACACTTTTTCTGTCGGGGCGTCCTCTGACTCTTCAGCACTTGATTGTTGTCGCCTGGGGAAATGTCCCCAGGGCTTTTGTCTTGGTGGTTTGGGAATGATGGGAAAATCGTTAGAATATCGaagttttgtgaattttttgtaCGGTAATGCTCCGGTCTGTGTGATGTTTCCGTACAAGTTACTTGTGGTGTTCTTGTTGTCGAAAAGAACATTGAACCATGGGTTGTTTAGTTCACTACTCAAAGTCTTCAGTTCACCTACAAAATCAAAAGAcagttacaatgttatttttttcttgtaaacaCGAGGAGGTCATCTAAAATATGTAAGAATGGACATTGCCTCCAATATGCattggttatatatatattgatcatTTTGTTGGCGCCtacaatgaatttaaaaagccatgatcaaacaaatttaaaaatcagtcCACTAAAAATAATCGtattaatattcaataaattttgaaaagaaaaatcaaaagaaacttttaaaaccagtatattatacaattataaaGGCATTTCAATATTGAAAAGCGAAATATCGCAAACATATCGTCTGCGAGCCTATATATCTTCTTTTCACATAACAAATATGGCCATGATAGATTTACGATACTCTGAATTCCCTACACTACATTGGTATGTGTCTCAAGAAATGAAGAAGCAATAAACCTGTCCCCCTTACTGTCGTTAAATATAACGGACAAAATGACCGTGTTTACCTGTTGTGTAGCAGACTTTGAACTGCGCGTAGCAGTCATTGCGCACCCAGATGGCCGCCGGAAGAATGTCGTTGGAGTACCCGTATGATCCGGGTACGTTGCACGTGATGACGCGATACAATAACGTCACGTCTAGACAGGAGATGTGCGCGGCGTCCTTCAGGATACAGTACTGTTTAAGGTCGTCCGTTGTCCATTGGGAAACTTCGCCATCACAGTCCACCAGTCtacatgtgtgatctttggataaaaacaacaacaaatatacatgtgtgtAAAATTACAGTCAATTTTCATACAGTTCGAAGAACATTTGAGAAGGTGATTACCAAagatacaaaatataatatgtaGCATTCTTAGCAATCATTGAATCAATCGCaagtgtttatacatgtatgtgattttACTGGTTATAATGATAGCTATGTCTTATAGAAAGCATAAGATTTATGTCTCAGAAAATGTACGATCCCAACCAAAATGTCCTGGGAATTCGAAGATCCAATCAAAGGGCCAGTGACACTGTCATCATTAACAGGacaacataaacaaaaaaatgatatgtaaaATAGAGAGGGAAAACGAAGGGAAAGACCCGAAATAGCCTGATGACACAGAGAATTGATATTACAATATTGAGGTTCACTCGAAAATATATGGATGATGAAAAACAGAATGGGGGGGTGTCTTTTGTCCCCATACATCCTAGAGTGTCTTGGACAACAGGTTAACATCTACACGGAATACCATCAATGTTAATAAAGTATCTATTTTGAGAGATAGTTAAAGAAATAGACAGACAGATAGAGGGAGATGGTAAAAGGATGGTCATTGatagataaaaaataatgcaaagAGGGGAAATATAGCGATATAAGAAATCGAGTATCGATTGAGAGCTTATGGGACAGACAAACGGGATTAAAGGGGTGTATATAAATAAGTTTGTAAGTAAGTGAGTAAATAATTTATCATAGTGACATgtgatataacaaattacaaaatgaaatacaaaatagatAATGAAACACCCGGCCCGGCTATAtgcaaatacaattataatatatatacacatattacgcattttatacaataatgaTTGTCTGTAAAGGTAAGGttcaagtaaatatttaaaggttTGTCTCGAAAAATTTGacattagaaaaataatacagtcTAAATTTGACATTACAAGTGTTGGATTATATCctacattattaaaaaattccCCTCTAAAATCAGAATACATTGCACAATTCAACAGAAAATGACTCTCGTcttctatttcattttaatacaaaaaaactaCATATTCTTTCAACGAGAGGTtgaattgagagagagagagagagagagagagagagagagagagagagagagagagagagagagagagagagagagagagagactaatATGTATAGAGAGAAGGATAACGGCAAAAGAGACGAAAACAATTGGACGAAAGTCAGAGTTTACATATAGCTACTTACGATTTTAATAGAATAAA
This genomic window from Crassostrea angulata isolate pt1a10 chromosome 8, ASM2561291v2, whole genome shotgun sequence contains:
- the LOC128159580 gene encoding ninjurin-1-like, which translates into the protein MSEEGAPPNKESVVKKSAYSQKKTVAEGLLDVGLLVANSSQLKALLDRGSSHSYYYALLVLLILSIIVQVVVGFLLLFLGTTEGDLEKDRRSNLMNNVVVALIFGIVVLNIVIGVFGVSV
- the LOC128159579 gene encoding uncharacterized protein LOC128159579, translating into MGNCTKFENKSDHTCRLVDCDGEVSQWTTDDLKQYCILKDAAHISCLDVTLLYRVITCNVPGSYGYSNDILPAAIWVRNDCYAQFKVCYTTGELKTLSSELNNPWFNVLFDNKNTTSNLYGNITQTGALPYKKFTKLRYSNDFPIIPKPPRQKPWGHFPRRQQSSAEESEDAPTEKVFTSPETTTQGKPISETSTIPEKTNTWSRKSTTFKPPHSSSTNPSTASSSPSSTPNDFLHENNLYFSNSGVIRAGADDIGVDVRGTTTHHDVKNTTEDRSEESTPLGSFPLLEADQLLLGAVFGILFLLLVLAGLILYKCRHKVKGCVNGRKESRDHRGVTVDKDISYISGPSLAQFVGPGFHYGNTIDPGPSHPEHDLPIDNQYFILQPENQSNTPRHPWEYSSNTRLDDCDDEPHKYFVLENFPANLVFLRDKDDYDNISPHPCGGEAATQGHQSRDVEDEDQRIVGYSRIGDTNRHNHHHRISQV